One Shewanella sp. MR-4 DNA window includes the following coding sequences:
- a CDS encoding PolC-type DNA polymerase III, with translation MSRTPTYSPANTLVVLDFETSGLSPNQGARAIEIGAVLIEQGQITARFSELMNPGFRINSFIEDYTGISNQMLAHAAPCAEVMARFAAFIGKHHLVAHNAAFDQRFLDAEFAQIGHHYPGQFGCSLLLARRLYPEAINHQLATLVRHKQLPSDGTFHRALADAEMTGHLWLRMLADLKQGYAITEPPFSLMQKIMTKTKAEVPKFLRQYARG, from the coding sequence ATGTCTAGAACGCCAACCTATTCGCCCGCGAATACCCTTGTGGTACTCGATTTTGAAACTTCGGGGCTCTCACCCAATCAAGGGGCGCGCGCCATTGAGATTGGTGCAGTGTTGATTGAACAAGGGCAAATTACCGCGCGCTTTTCAGAATTAATGAATCCTGGTTTTCGGATAAACAGTTTTATCGAAGATTACACCGGGATCAGCAATCAAATGCTCGCCCATGCTGCGCCCTGCGCCGAGGTGATGGCACGTTTTGCCGCGTTTATCGGTAAACATCATCTGGTGGCCCATAATGCGGCTTTCGATCAACGTTTTCTGGATGCCGAATTTGCCCAGATAGGCCACCACTACCCCGGTCAATTTGGCTGCTCACTCCTGCTGGCAAGACGGCTATACCCTGAGGCTATCAATCATCAATTGGCAACCCTAGTGCGCCATAAGCAGCTACCAAGCGATGGCACCTTTCACCGTGCCTTGGCGGACGCGGAAATGACGGGGCATTTATGGCTGCGCATGCTGGCCGATCTTAAACAAGGGTATGCGATTACTGAGCCGCCCTTTAGCCTGATGCAGAAAATCATGACCAAGACTAAGGCCGAGGTGCCTAAGTTTTTGCGCCAGTACGCCAGGGGCTAG
- a CDS encoding class I SAM-dependent methyltransferase encodes MKAQAQDHNQVTVATFDKYAKQYQDKYLEFAPYTQTYESLLGYLTEHSRLLDISCGPGNISRYLVAKEPRLTVFGIDLAPQMIALAKQNIPSGHFEVAAGLADVGNGVSQFVAMVEQLRP; translated from the coding sequence TTGAAGGCACAAGCACAGGATCACAATCAAGTCACAGTGGCGACCTTTGATAAATATGCCAAACAGTATCAGGACAAATACTTGGAATTTGCCCCATACACTCAAACCTATGAAAGCCTCCTCGGCTATCTCACCGAACATAGCCGCCTACTGGATATCAGTTGTGGACCAGGCAATATCAGTCGCTATTTAGTCGCGAAGGAACCTAGATTAACGGTCTTTGGTATCGACCTCGCTCCGCAAATGATTGCACTCGCGAAACAAAATATCCCCTCGGGCCATTTTGAAGTCGCAGCTGGCCTTGCCGATGTCGGAAATGGTGTCAGCCAGTTTGTGGCCATGGTTGAGCAGCTTAGACCCTAA
- the recD gene encoding exodeoxyribonuclease V subunit alpha, with the protein MNHSTELTPPKVSTLWVDAGALRLKAPLTELLKYWEKERLITPLDRHFALEMARLHPNDAQEPLFMLLCALLSQQLSAQHTCLVLEHIVPANPLAEPVNHCQIRLSLPELIARLENFEAVGEPHSNKPLILDGGRLYLERYHHFETEVASALTRLSSSQPVNNTDKDSDAPLRRQLDYLFPNAASSHATSALEPHIDWQKVATATALGKKLAVITGGPGTGKTTTVTKLLLLQQLDSPKQIRLVAPTGKAAARLSESIKASKARLEQELKQAQATNEQVHSHATQALLAALKQVPEEASTLHRLLGVIPNSAQFRHHQGNPLRLDLLIVDEASMVDLPMMYKLLTALPAQAGLILLGDQDQLASVEAGAVLADICAGLKYESEQHSEWRMRYSQVQAEQLSKLTGFDLLPYIHREPKIGDSLCMLTHSHRFKGDAGIGLLASAVNRSDLAGILAVWQRGLAELTWLEHGMDQNQTQAKISEPANNTGLHALLTQACEQYAEYLRPLQVSDPSPVPSTIEAIAHFNQYRILCAMRSGDYGVEGINQAVTKALSQAKLIHPQQEFYLGRPIIIQSNDYNLGLFNGDIGLILQDEDRPERLMAHFIKADGKLLKVLPARLPSHETCYAMTVHKSQGSEFNRVALVLPPNPSLVQWQLLTKELVYTAITRAKQHFSCLGTQQVFERASQQATQRASGLADRLWRGNAMTD; encoded by the coding sequence ATGAACCACAGCACCGAACTGACTCCCCCAAAAGTATCAACCCTATGGGTTGACGCTGGCGCACTCAGACTCAAGGCGCCGCTCACAGAGCTACTCAAATACTGGGAAAAGGAGCGGCTGATCACCCCGCTGGATCGCCATTTTGCCCTCGAGATGGCAAGGCTTCACCCTAATGATGCTCAAGAGCCGCTGTTTATGCTGCTTTGCGCCTTGTTAAGCCAACAGCTCTCGGCCCAACATACTTGCCTAGTGCTCGAACATATAGTGCCAGCCAATCCGCTGGCGGAGCCGGTTAATCACTGCCAGATCCGTTTGAGCCTGCCAGAACTGATTGCAAGGCTAGAAAATTTTGAAGCGGTTGGTGAACCTCACAGCAATAAGCCACTGATTCTTGATGGCGGCCGACTCTATCTTGAGCGTTATCATCATTTCGAAACCGAGGTTGCCAGTGCCCTGACGAGGCTCTCTTCGAGTCAACCCGTCAACAACACGGATAAAGATTCAGACGCGCCGCTACGCAGGCAGCTCGATTACTTATTTCCAAACGCCGCATCTTCCCATGCAACCTCAGCCCTTGAGCCTCATATCGACTGGCAAAAGGTCGCGACGGCAACGGCGCTCGGCAAAAAGCTGGCGGTGATCACCGGCGGCCCGGGTACGGGCAAAACCACCACAGTAACTAAATTACTGTTGTTACAGCAATTAGACTCACCAAAACAGATAAGACTCGTCGCCCCGACAGGCAAGGCCGCCGCCCGATTAAGTGAATCGATAAAGGCCTCGAAAGCAAGACTCGAGCAGGAGCTCAAACAGGCTCAAGCGACAAACGAACAAGTACACAGTCACGCAACCCAAGCACTGTTAGCCGCGCTCAAGCAAGTGCCGGAAGAGGCATCAACCTTACATCGTCTGCTGGGGGTTATCCCCAATTCGGCGCAGTTTCGTCACCATCAAGGCAATCCCCTGCGGCTAGATCTATTGATTGTCGATGAAGCGTCGATGGTCGATTTGCCTATGATGTATAAGCTGCTCACGGCCCTTCCCGCACAGGCGGGTTTGATACTGCTTGGGGATCAGGACCAACTCGCCTCGGTAGAAGCAGGCGCCGTGCTCGCCGATATTTGCGCAGGGCTAAAATACGAGTCGGAACAACACTCTGAATGGAGAATGCGTTATAGCCAAGTTCAGGCCGAGCAATTGAGCAAGCTCACCGGCTTTGATCTGCTTCCCTATATTCATCGCGAGCCAAAAATTGGTGACAGTTTGTGTATGTTGACCCACAGCCACAGATTTAAAGGCGATGCCGGCATTGGCCTATTAGCCAGCGCGGTGAACCGCTCCGATCTCGCGGGGATTTTGGCCGTATGGCAACGGGGACTAGCCGAGCTTACTTGGCTAGAACACGGTATGGATCAGAACCAGACCCAAGCCAAAATCAGCGAGCCTGCAAACAACACTGGCCTTCACGCCCTGCTAACACAGGCCTGTGAGCAATACGCCGAGTATTTACGTCCGCTACAAGTTTCAGATCCAAGCCCTGTACCAAGCACCATCGAAGCCATTGCCCACTTTAACCAGTATCGCATCCTATGCGCCATGCGCAGTGGCGATTATGGTGTCGAAGGTATCAATCAAGCCGTGACTAAAGCGCTGTCTCAGGCCAAGCTTATCCATCCTCAGCAAGAGTTTTACCTTGGCCGGCCAATTATTATCCAAAGCAACGACTATAACTTAGGCCTGTTTAACGGTGATATTGGTTTGATTTTACAGGATGAAGACAGGCCAGAGCGCCTGATGGCCCACTTTATCAAAGCCGATGGCAAACTGCTTAAAGTGCTCCCCGCAAGGCTGCCTAGCCATGAAACCTGCTACGCCATGACGGTACATAAAAGTCAGGGCAGTGAATTTAATCGAGTCGCCCTTGTACTTCCGCCCAATCCGAGCCTAGTACAATGGCAATTGCTCACCAAGGAGCTGGTCTACACCGCTATTACCCGTGCAAAACAACACTTTAGCTGTTTAGGCACACAACAAGTCTTTGAGCGCGCAAGCCAGCAAGCTACCCAGCGAGCCTCAGGTTTAGCCGATAGGCTCTGGCGCGGTAACGCGATGACTGATTAA